From Mustela erminea isolate mMusErm1 chromosome 1, mMusErm1.Pri, whole genome shotgun sequence, a single genomic window includes:
- the LOC116597165 gene encoding nucleolar GTP-binding protein 1-like — MAHYNFKKITVVPSAKDFIDLTLSKTQRKTPTVIHKHYQIHRIRHFYMRKVKFTQQNYHDRLSQILTDFPKLDDIHPFYADLMNILYDKDHYKLALGQINIAKNLVDNVAKDYVRLMKYGDSLYRCKQLKREALGRMCTIIRRQKQSLEYLEQMRQHLSRLPTIDPNTRTLLLCGYPNVGKSSFINKVVDTPGILDHPLEDRNTIEKQAITALAHLRAAVLYVMDLSEQCGHGLKEQLELFQNIRPLFVNKPLIVVANKCDVKRIAELSEDDQKIFADLQAAGFPVVETSTLTEEGVMQVKTEACDRLLTHRVETKMKGNKVNEVLNRLHLAMPSKRDDKERPPFIPEGVVARRKRMDIGEPRRKREQDLEVELGDDYVLDLQKYWDLMNSSEKYDKIPEIWEGHNVADYIDPDIMQKLEELEKEEELRTAAGEYDSESDSEDEEMGDIRRLAKQIREKKKLKILQSKEKNTQGPRMPRTAKKVQRKVLEDEMRSLGVDMADKDNAHCAVQARRSRSVTRKRKREDSGPPPSVARSRSCSRPPRDVSGLRDVKMVKKAKTMMKSAQKKTNRLGKKGEADRHVFDMKPKHLVSGKRKAGKKDRR, encoded by the coding sequence ATGGCGCACTACAACTTCAAGAAGATCACGGTGGTGCCGTCGGCCAAGGACTTCATTGACCTGACGTTATCGAAGACTCAGCGGAAGACTCCCACGGTGATCCATAAACATTACCAGATTCATCGCATCAGACATTTCTACATGAGGAAGGTCAAATTTACTCAGCAGAATTACCATGACAGACTCTCCCAGATTCTAACAGATTTCCCCAAGTTGGATGACATCCATCCATTTTATGCTGATCTGATGAACATTCTCTATGACAAGGATCATTACAAGTTGGCTCTAGGACAAATAAATATTGCCAAAAATTTAGTGGACAATGTGGCTAAAGATTACGTGCGGCTCATGAAGTACGGAGACTCTCTGTACCGCTGCAAGCAGCTGAAGCGCGAGGCCCTGGGGCGCATGTGCACCATCATCCGGAGGCAGAAGCAGAGTCTGGAGTATCTGGAGCAAATGCGCCAGCATCTGTCCCGTCTGCCGACTATTGACCCAAATACGAGGACGCTGCTCCTGTGCGGGTACCCGAATGTCGGCAAGTCCAGCTTCATCAATAAGGTGGTAGATACGCCGGGGATCCTGGACCACCCTTTGGAGGACCGGAACACCATTGAGAAGCAGGCCATCACGGCGCTGGCTCACCTGCGCGCTGCCGTGCTGTACGTGATGGACCTGTCTGAGCAGTGTGGGCACGGGCTGAAGGAGCAGCTGGAGCTCTTCCAGAACATTCGGCCGCTGTTTGTCAACAAGCCTCTGATAGTCGTGGCGAACAAATGTGACGTGAAGCGGATCGCCGAGCTTTCTGAAGACgatcagaaaatatttgcagatttgCAGGCTGCAGGATTTCCCGTGGTTGAGACAAGCACCCTGACGGAGGAGGGGGTCATGCAAGTGAAAACGGAGGCTTGTGACAGGCTCCTGACTCATCGAGTTGAaaccaaaatgaaaggaaataaggtGAACGAGGTGCTGAACAGGCTGCATCTGGCCATGCCCAGCAAGAGAGACGACAAGGAGAGGCCCCCTTTCATCCCCGAGGGAGTGGTGGCACGCAGGAAGAGAATGGACATCGGGGAGCCCAGGAGGAAGCGGGAGCAAGACCTCGAAGTGGAGCTGGGAGACGATTACGTTTTGGACCTTCAGAAATACTGGGATCTGATGAATTCCTCCGAGAAATACGACAAGATACCAGAGATCTGGGAAGGCCACAACGTAGCAGATTATATTGATCCTGACATCATGCAGAAattagaagaattagaaaaagaagaagaactcaGGACAGCAGCAGGCGAGTACGACAGCGAGTCTGACAGCGAGGATGAGGAGATGGGGGACATCCGCCGGCTGGCGAAGCAAATTCGGgagaaaaagaagctgaaaattcTGCAGTCCAAGGAGAAGAACACACAGGGCCCGAGGATGCCACGGACCGCTAAGAAGGTTCAGCGGAAAGTCTTGGAGGATGAGATGCGCAGTCTTGGTGTGGACATGGCTGACAAAGACAACGCCCATTGTGCGGTCCAGGCCAGGAGGTCCCGGAGCGTTACCAGGAAGAGGAAGCGGGAGGACTCTGGCCCACCCCCGTCCGTAGCCCGCAGCCGCAGCTGCTCTCGGCCTCCACGGGATGTCTCTGGCCTTCGGGACGTCAAGATGGTGAAAAAAGCCAAGACTATGATGAAGAGTGCGCAGAAGAAGACGAACCGCCTGGGGAAGAAGGGGGAAGCCGACCGACACGTGTTCGATATGAAACCCAAGCACTTGGTCTCCGGAAAGCGGAAAGCCGGGAAGAAGGACAGGCGGTAG